From a region of the Lactuca sativa cultivar Salinas chromosome 4, Lsat_Salinas_v11, whole genome shotgun sequence genome:
- the LOC128133569 gene encoding uncharacterized protein LOC128133569, translated as MAKQYVYGDYEKQYGVLREYAMELKSKNPGTTVKIDVETEPNGPFPGQILTAVGLDSNNGIYPVAYAIVETKNINSWTWFLEHLGDDLDLNSSSNFTFISDRQKGILAAIEKLFPSAEQRFCLRHVYDNMKLKHKGDELREAVWCCGKVYNIPKFNRAMEKLKKLNPEAHEWLSKIPAKHWARSHFSGRALTDSLTNNLCEVFNSKLDEARDKPIITCLEYIREYLTKRIVNVHKVLDKCKGSLSTTATTILENNKTEASKMRVLFNGADKYQVTGLWMEQYVVNLKERSCTCRKWDITSIPCQHAIAAMYDKMQNGSECGDPEAWVSKCYWLSTWNAMYQHTIDPINGRSMWPRSDCPTTLLPPKHHKQVGRPKKKRKRAVDEPIQSTKLSRKHLTVTCSKCHNKGHNARTCKGQGGPSEAG; from the exons ATGGCAAAACAATATGTTTATGGTGATTATGAAAAGCAGTACGGTGTTTTGAGAGAATATGCCATGGAATTGAAGTCAAAGAATCCAGGAACAACTGTGAAGATAGATGTCGAAACTGAACCCAAT GGTCCCTTTCCAGGACAAATTCTTACTGCAGTTGGGCTTGATTCGAACAATGGCATTTACCCAGTTGCATATGCCATTGTAGAGACTAAAAATATTaactcttggacatggtttttggaACACTTGGGTGATGACTTAGATTTGAATTCTTCATCTAACTTCACTTTCATTTCAGATCGGCAAAAG GGAATCTTGGCTGCAATAGAGAAGTTATTTCCATCAGCTGAGCAAAGGTTCTGTTTAAGACATGTGTATGACAACATGAAATTGAAACACAAAGGAGATGAATTGAGGGAAGCAGTATGGTGTTGTGGAAAAGTATACAACATACCAAAATTTAATAGGGCTATGGAGAAACTGAAAAAGCTTAACCCAGAAGCACATGAGTGGTTAAGTAAAATTCCTGCAAAACACTGGGCAAGATCCCATTTCTCTG GAAGGGCATTGACTGATAGTTTAACAAATAACTTGTGTGAGGTATTTAACTCCAAGCTAGATGAGGCAAGGGACAAGCCTATAATCACTTGTTTGGAATATATTAGAGAATACCTCACAAAGAGAATAGTAAATGTTCATAAGGTGCTAGACAAATGCAAAGGTTCTCTAAGTACAACTGCAACAACAATCTTAGAAAACAATAAGACAGAGGCAAGTAAGATGAGGGTTTTATTTAATGGAGCTGATAAATATCAAGTGACTGGTCTATGGATGGAGCAGTATGTTGTGAATTTGAAAGAGAGGAGTTGCACTTGCAGGAAATGGGACATTACAAGTATTCCATGCCAGCATGCTATTGCTGCAATGTATGATAAGATGCAGAATGGGTCAGAATGTGGAGATCCTGAGGCTTGGGTGAGCAAATGTTACTGGCTTAGTACATGGAATGCTATGTACCAACACACAATTGACCCAATAAATGGAAGGAGCATGTGGCCTAGATCTGATTGTCCAACAACCCTTCTCCCACCCAAACATCACAAACAG GTTGGTAGGCCAAAGAAAAAAAGGAAGAGGGCAGTTGATGAGCCAATTCAAAGTACCAAGTTAAGTAGGAAACACTTGACAGTCACTTGTAGCAAATGCCACAACAAAGGTCACAATGCTAGGACTTGCAAGGGGCAGGGAGGTCCTAGTGAAGCTGGATAG